Proteins encoded within one genomic window of Streptomyces rubradiris:
- the hisI gene encoding phosphoribosyl-AMP cyclohydrolase: MTSTTGNPRPSSLDPEIAARLKRSADGLVPAIAQQYDTGEVLMLGWMDDEALHRTLTTGRCTYWSRSRREYWVKGDTSGHVQWVKSVALDCDGDTLLVRVDQVGAACHTGARTCFDEDVLLKNADAATPASAS; this comes from the coding sequence ATGACCAGTACGACCGGCAACCCCCGGCCCAGCAGCCTCGACCCGGAGATCGCCGCGCGGCTCAAGCGCAGCGCCGACGGGCTCGTCCCCGCCATCGCCCAGCAGTACGACACCGGCGAGGTGCTCATGCTCGGCTGGATGGACGACGAGGCACTGCACCGCACGCTGACCACCGGCCGCTGCACCTACTGGTCGCGCAGCCGCCGGGAGTACTGGGTCAAGGGCGACACCTCCGGCCACGTCCAGTGGGTGAAGTCGGTCGCGCTGGACTGCGACGGCGACACCCTGCTGGTCCGGGTCGACCAGGTGGGGGCCGCCTGCCACACCGGCGCGCGCACCTGCTTCGACGAAGACGTGCTCCTGAAGAACGCGGACGCCGCCACTCCGGCGTCCGCGTCGTAA